ATTGCTGCCCTGCCCTTCCTCCCTGCCACGTTTGACGCCGCAATCTCCTTCGAGACTATCGAACATGTCACTGGCGACCTCCAAGAATCTTTTATCAAAGAAATCAAGCGGGTACTGAAACCGGACGGGTTCTTTCTGATTTCCACACCGGACAAACGAATTTATTCCGACCTTGCCCACTATCACAACGAATTCCACACCAAGGAATTTTACCGCCAGGAATTTCACGACTTTCTCTCCCAACATTTTACAACGGTCAAATTCTGGGAGCAGTCCGCTCTGCTGGCCTATGTCCTTACAGATGGACAGGAAGACAGTTCACTCAAGTTAATGCAGAATGGGACAGTTGAAGGGAAATATATTATTGCCCTGTGCTCTGACACCACGCTGCCTGAGCCTGAATTGGGATCGATAACGCTTGACACGGAAGACCGATATCGCAGAACACTCGAACGGGTTATCGAACTGCAGGATGAGATAGAAGAAAAAAACAAACACATCCAGATCGTCTTAAACGATATCGATATTTGCGAAAAAACTATCAACAAACAGGAACAAACTTTAAAAGAAAGTGTTATTAATTATGAGACGATCATCTCTACCCTTCATGAAGATGTGACCAAAAGCCAACAACAAGCAACCGAGATAGAAGCCTTACACACTGAATGCACAACCCGCCTCAAGCATATCGAATCAACCAAGGCCTGGCGCTTAATCCAGACCTTATACCGCATAAAAAACAGGATCTGGAACCGGAACCACTAATCAACTACAATCTCCCATCCTTATACAAAGACCAGAGTTCAGCCAAGAAGAAAAAGCCGCATTATCGAAGCACAACATACAGCCTAAGCCCAGAGAAACTCAACCAGTACATAAAGGCAGCCTCTATGGTAGGTGCGTAATGGTACTCTATTTCTCTATTTTAAAAACAAATTCCTACAGCTACCTCAAGAACAAAAAAATAATCCTTGCATCAATTCAAACATTCAATTAAATACTAATCAACCAAACACTATCCCTTCCCGCGAGTGACTGACATGCTGACTAAGCACATACAAACAATCACTTTTCTTGTCCTCCTTATCGGGGCAGGACCCTCCCTTGCCAGCGCCGAAACCAGTCAAATACCCACGCCGCCAACCTGGAGCGCTCATGATGCCGTGCGCTTCGCCCTGGCCAACAACCCTGACAGCAAGGTGGGCAGGCAGCGGCTCATCGCCGCCCAAGCTGCCATCGACCTTGAGCGCTCGGTCCAAGCTCCACAAGTCACGCTTACCTCTCAATACAGTCAGACCAACTCGCCCATGTACTCCTTCGGCAATATCTTAAACCAGGGTGAGTTCTCTCAAGCCATCGACTTTAACGACCCAGGCCGGACCGACAATCTGAGCGGCGCCGTCCAAGTGGGGTATCGGCTGTACAATGGCGGACGGAACAAGGCCGGCGTTCAGGCCGCCACCGCCCAGGCCGCCGCCACCCAGATGGACCTCTCTTCCATCCATGCCCAACTGGCGTTTGAGGTCGTAAAGGCCTTTCACAGCATTACCCAGGCCGAAGGCATCGTCCAAGCCCAACAGGCCGCCGTCGAGGCGGGAGCCGCCTCCCTAGAAGTGGCAAAGGCCCGTCACAATGCCGGTGTCCTACTCCTCGACTCGGTGCTCGACCTTGAAGTCCAGCAATCGCAAGCCAGAGAAAACCTGATCCAGGCGGAACACACCTTAGCGCTGGCCAAAAAAAATATTTCTGACCCTGATGGGCATCAACAAAGGCTCAACCAACACTATTCCGGAGGCAACCTGTGATATCCAGATAATGCCGACAACCCCCAACTATGACGGTCGTTTCGAACTCAAAAATATCGATGCCATGATTGAGGCAGCCAAAGCTCGGGTTCGTCAAGCCAAGGCCGGCAGTTATCCTGCGGTCGACGGCTTTGCCGCCTATACCCTAGAACACGGTTCTATTACCGGTGGTTCAGGTGACTCATGGCAAGCCGGGGTCAAACTCCAATACCCCCTCTTTGACGGCCACCGAACCGACTCGGAAGTCACCAGGGCCACTGCCCAATTGGCAGAACTCCAGGAGCATCGAAACAAGATGGAGCTTGCTATCAGCCTGGAGGTGGAACGGGCCCGTCTCGCCTTGCGAGAGACCGAAGAGAGGCTGAAAGTTAACGAAAAGACCGTCAGCCAGGCCCAGGAGAGCGCAGGCATCAACCGAGCCCGATTCAGTGAGGGAGTAGTCCTGTCATCCGACCTGATCGCTGCAGAAAACCGCCTCACCGAATCCACGATCCGACGTACCGTGACTAAAACCACTCGCCGGGTCGCCATTGCCGATCTGCGCCGAGCCATGGGGATACCCCAGTTTGACGACATCAGCGAGGCTCAAACGACCGAACTGAGACACTGTCCTCTCCCCGAGAAATAATAAGCAAATTGTAACTGCTTAGGTTATCGGTTTACGGTTGACAGTTGACGGTGATTGGGACCTGCCAATGGCTGAGGACACACTGACATTGAGTATCATGCGATGATTTATGACTAACCATGATTCTTTTAATCGTAAACCGATAACTGATTACCGTTAACCTGTGTAGTTACGATTTTTTTAACTGTAAACCGATAACTGATTACCGCTAACCTAAAAGTAGTTACCCTTTTTTTAATACAGGTGCCACCCATGACAACATCTTCACGAATCATTGGCCAACGTCTGCTCCCGACTCTCCTGTGCGGAGTATTGCTCTTTGCCGGGGGGTGTAAGCAGGAAACTAAACATGAGCAAGACACAATCAACAAACCGGCCACGCCAGTTAAAGTTACCGTTATTACCGCGACTGAAACCATCACCTCCATGGAGAACGAAGTAGTTGGCACGATTGAGGCTGTGCAACGAGCAACCATCTCTGCCAAGGTAACGGGAACCATTGCCGAGATGCCTGTAGTCCTTGGGGCAACAGTCAAACAAGGTGATCTCCTGGTCAAACTGAGCGCCGCTGAGATTTCAGCACGCTTGGCCCAAGCTGAAACCGCCATGGCCCAAGCCAAACGAAACCTGGAACGGGAACGACGACTGCTCACCCAAAATGCCTCAACCAGAGAAACGGTCAACGCCCTGGAAGACGCCTATCAACTTGCCAAGTCCTCCCAGTCCGAGGCCAAGACCATGCTCAGCTACATCACCATCCGCGCCCCGTTCAGCGGCCTGATCTCGAGCAAACTGACCAACGCCGGCGATCTGGCCACCGTGGGAACACCACTGCTCATCCTCGAAAACACCGAGGCGCTCCAGGCTGTGGCGGCTGTGCCAGAGGCCCAACTCTTGGCAATCAAACCGGGGGACCAGTTATCTGTGCGCATACCGGCCTCCAATCTCTCAGCTACAGGCACAGTGGCGGAGATCGCCCCGGTGGCTGATGCCATCTCCCGCTCGGCAGTGGTGAAACTCGACCTCGAGCCCTCCCCCTCCCTGCGCCCTGGCCAATTCGTCAGAGTCATCCTCCCCGGCGTGAGCACTAAGATCCTGCTAGTACCGGAAACGGCGGTTTCCGTCTTCGGCCAGATGGAACGAATCTTCGTCATCGACAACAACACCATCAATATGCGTCTGGTCCGCACCGGCCTTAACCGCGACGGCAAAGTTGAAATTCTCTCCGGCCTCAACCCTGGTGAACAGGTGGTGGTGCAGGCCGTAAACACCCTAAGAGACGGCCAACCGGCCAGAGTTACGCCATGACCAATCAACACAATGCACACGACACATCACACGACTTTGCCGGCCGCCTAGCCTCATCATTTGCCAATTCGAAGCTGACCATCATCGGCATCATTGCCTCCCTTTTGCTCGGAGCAATGGCCGTGATGATGCTCCCCCGCGAAGAAGAACCACAAATCATAGTGCCGATGATCGACGTCATGGTCTCCATGCCAGGCGCCACACCGAAAGAGGTAGAAGAACGAGTCTCCATTCCCATGGAAAAACTCCTCTACGAACTGCCGGGAATCGAATATATTTACTCCACCTCAATGCCCGGCCAAAGCCTCCTTGTTGCCCGCTTTTTTGTTGGCCACGACATGGAAAACGCCATCGTCAGCTTGAATCAGAAGCTGGCCACCAATCTTGATCGCATCCCTCAGGGCGTATCCCCCCCACTGGTCAAACCCCACACCATTGATGACGTGCCGATCCTGGCGCTCACCCTGCACAGCTCACGCTACGATCACTACACCTTGCGCCGTCTTGCTGCGCAGATAGACGATGCCATAAAAAATATTCCGCACGTTGCCGAGACCAAACTGATCGGCGGCGCCAAACGCCAGGTCCGAGTTTTGTTCGATCCCATGCTGCTCGCAGCACGTTCACAGACAGTGGCTGACATCGCCCCAAAACTACAACAGGCAAACCGCCAGAACACCTCAGGCTCCCTGCTTTCACAAAACCGCGAGATTATCCTGCAGACCGGTCTCTTCCTAACCTCGGCCGAGGAGATCGGCAAGATCGTCATCGGCGTCCACAACGGCGCCCCAGTCTACCTTCGTGACGTGGCCTCCATTAGCGATGGCCCAGCGGAACCCGACACCTATGTCCTCTACGGCTCAGGCAAAGGCGGGGAAGAAGAGGCGGCTGTCACCATCTCGGTGGCCAAACGGCCTGGGGCCAATGCCGTCCATGTGGTGGACTCTATCCTGGCCAAGATAGACACCCTCAAAGGCAGCCTGATCCCGATCGACATAGAGGTCAGCATCACCCGCAACTACGGAGAAACGGCGGCCGAGAAATCCAATGAACTGCTCCTGCACATGGGCATCGCCGTCTTCGGAGTGACCCTGCTCATCCTGATGTTTCTAGGCTGGCGCGAGTCGATCATCGTCATCCTGGCGATCCCTTCGACCCTGGCACTGACCCTGCTACTCTTCTACCTCTACGGCTACACCTTAAACCGCATCACCCTGTTCGCCCTGATCTTCTCCATCGGCATCCTGGTGGACGACGCCATCGTGGTGGTGGAAAACATCGTTCGCCACATCCGCCTGCCGTCAAACCAGCATAAGCCCCTGATGGAAGTAGCCATCGAGGCTGTCAACGAGGTGGGCAACCCAACCATCCTCGCCACCTGGGCGGTAATCGCGGCCATCCTGCCGATGGCCTTTGTCGGCGGCCTGATGGGTCCTTATATGCGGCCGATCCCTATCGGTTCTTCCGCCGCCATGATCTTTTCGCTGATCATCGCCTTCACCGTCACCCCCTGGGCCGCAATCCGGGTCCTGAAACGACGTCTGCCGTCAAACGGCGCCGAAACGCTCGACGATGATCACGATCACGCCCCGTCCGATCTCTTCACCCGCTTATACCATCGGATAATGGACCCACTCCTCGCCCATGGCGCCTGGCGCGCGCTCTTCTTCCTGGTTATCATCGCCATGCTCGGCGGAGCCTGCTCCATGGTCTATTTCGGCCTGGTAAAAGTCAAGATGCTGCCCTTTGACAACAAGAGCGAATTCCAAATCATCCTCAACATGCCCGAAGGCTCGCCCCTGGAAAAAACCACCCAGGCCGCACGGGAGATGGCGGCTGCCGCAGGTCAGGAACCCGAGGTAACAGATTACCAGATCTACGCCGGCACCGCCTCGCCCTTCAACTTCAACGGTCTGGTTCGGCACTATTTCCTGCGCGGCGGACCGGACATGGCAGACATCCAGATCAACCTACTGCCCAAGGCTGAACGGAAAGCCCAGAGTCACGACATCGCCAAACGGGTACGCCCTGCCGTGGCCGCCATCGCCGAAAAGTACGGGGCCTCTGTGGCCGTGGCTGAAGTGCCGCCCGGCCCACCTGTCCTCCAGACACTGGTAGCTGAGATCTATGGTCAAACAGACAGTGAGCGGGTCAAATTGGCCGAGAAGGTCAAGGGAATCTTTACCTCCACCCCTGGTGTGGTCGATATCGATTGGTATCGGGAAGAACCCCGCCAGAAAACGGTAATGACGATTGACAAAGAAAAAGCGGCCCTGCATGGCATCTCAGAGGCCGAGATCACCGCAGCCATCCAGACAGCGGTACAAGGGCAGTCAGTCGATCTTTTGCACCAACCAGACGACAAGGAAGATGTGCAGATCGTAGTCCAGCTGCCCCAAGCCCAGCGAGCGCGCGCTGAAGATCTCTTGAATCTCCAGCTCCGTAGCGGCAGCTCGACCGTGCTGGTACCTCTGAGAGAGTTGGTGCGGATCAGCCAAGCGCCGGTTGATCAACCGATCTACCGGAAAAATTTGAAGCCGGTCATATACGTCACCGGCGATGTGGCTGGCGTTACCGAAAGTCCGGCCTACGCCATCTTTGAAATGAACGAAAAACTTGCCGCCCTTGATGGCCGCGACTTTGGCGGGAGTGAGGTGATGATCCCCGTGTACAACCTCAATCAACCAGTAAGTGAAACCGAACCAGCGATCAAGTGGGACGGAGAGTGGCACATCACCCTTGAGGTCTTCCGTGATCTGGGGATTGCCTTCTGCGTGGTCATGATCCTAATTTATATGTTGATGGTCGGCTGGTTCAAGGATTACCTGGTGCCGCTAGTGGTAATGGCCGCCATTCCCTTTTCCCTGATCGGCATCCTGCCTGCCCACTGGGGGTTTGGGGCCTTCTTCACCGCCACCTCGATGATCGGCTTCATGGCTGGCGCCGGAATTGTGGTCCGCAACTCCATCATCCTCGTCGACTTCATCGAACTCAGGATCAGCCACGGCCTGCCGCTGGCCGAAGCAGTGGTAGAGGCTGGAGCCATCCGCTTTCGCCCCATGCTGCTGACCGCGCTGGCCGTTGTGGTTGGGGCTTCGGTAATCCTGGCCGATCCCATCTTTCAGGGGCTAGCCATCTCGCTGATGTTCGGCGAGATCGCTAGCCTTCTGATCAGCCGGATGGCGGTGCCGGTGCTTTATTATATGTTAAGGAAAAGGAAAGAAGCGTGAAGAAAAATAGATCAGATTTTCTGTTCGGGAAGAAATTCCGGCAAGTAATCGATGATCTGACGGTGACCGGAAGAAAACGCCAAGGAGTTGAGTTCCTCCAAGGTGACCCAGCGGCAGGGTTGTTCTTCTTGCTGAAGCTTGCCGCTGAAAGCGCCGCGAAGACGGCAGAGAAAAGGGTGTACTGTCGCCTGATACCTGGTGTATTTGTGATTAACCGTTGTCAGAGGCAGGAAACCATCCAGGGAACGGCTGGCCCCTTTTTTAAACAGACCTACCACCGCCTTCAGCGGTTGCGCGCTTTCCGTTATCTCCAAATCCGGGAACTCCCACATATTAGCCCATCGGACATTTGCCGGACGCTGCCTGACATAGACCCTGCCACTATCATCAACAACGACTGCCGCCACTAGGCGTACCTGGACAATCTTCTTTCCACCCTCGACCACAGGCCGTGCCCCTGTGGTCCCTGTTGAAAAACTTTCACACTCCGCTGTAACCGGACACAATTCGCAGCGGGGAGTCCCCCGGACACAGACCAGCGCCCCACACTCCATCAAGGCCTGATTCCACTCCCTGGCCTGGCCTAACGGCAGCAACGCTTCGGCAAGACCCCAGATTCTGGACTGACCCGCGGCCTTCTTCACCGGCTCGTCAATGGCAAACAACCTGGCAAATAAGCGCTCTACATTGCCATCAACCACCGGGGAATCCTGCTGAAAGGCGATGCTCAGAATTGCCCGGGCGGTATATTTACCAATCCCAGGCAAGGCCTCAAGGGCTGCAAGCGTATCAGGAAGTTTTCCACCATGAACCTGCACGACCCGCTTGGCCGCTGCATGAAGGTTGCGGGCCCGGGAATAATACCCTAAGCCCTCCCAACATTTTAGAATCTCATCTTCTGTCGCCGCAGCCAGTGAAACTACATCTGGAAAATGGGCCATCCACCGCTTGAAATACACCACGCCCCGCTCAGCCTGGGTCTGCTGAAGCATAATTTCAGAGACCCAGACCTGATAGGAAAGGTATTGTTCCCGCCAGGGCAGCGGCCTGGCATTGGCAGCAAACCAAGACAACAAGGCCTGCTGCAACTGATTTACCTTCTTCATGAAAAAACCGCCTTACTCAATAGTTGAACCTATGAGAGAAATTAAGCATCGCAGTAGCAGCATGGTCGCTTTCCAGCCCGTACCAATTGACATCCTGATACAGAGGTACTCCATAACTGCCGTTGAGGGTAAAATTGCCCCCAAGGGCCGAGAGGAATCTCCAACTGGCAACAGCGGTCAGTGAGACTGCCCTGCCGCCGCTATTCTCCATCGTCTTCCCCTTGAATTCGTTCTTACCGGTATCGGTCGCATCAAGCTCAAGACCCAGCATCAGATCGTAAGTGGGGGTATAGTGCAAGGCCGCGCCCAACTTGGTCACATCGCCAAAATCATAATCATCACCGTTTTCCCTGTTGACCAGGTGGCTCAACTCACCATGAACCCAGAAATCTCCGCAACGGATTGACCCCAGAACTCCAGCTCCCAGATTGATACTGCCGGTACCCATCTGAAGACCAGGCATATTCACCTTGTCATTAGCAAAGTCGGTGTCAAAATCTCCCGTAGGCAAAGTGGTATTGGCCATCAGGGTAACAAATTTGCTGTAATAGTTATCGCGCCAGAGATTATAGCGCAGCTTGAGATCAAGATCGGTGATCCCGCTGTTCTCGGTGACCTTTTCCGTATTGTCACTGAGTTTAATAGAAGTCATAGTTTTGTCGAGATCAGCGATCTTAGCGCTCACAGCCAAACGGTCAGTAATACCGTAGTTGGCCATCACCATGCCCCCTGACGACTCCATCTTTTTAGGCGCTGCCATTGGCCTACTCGTCATTGGCAAAGCCATCATAGCTGCCTTGAAGGTGTTGTAAGAAACGTCGCTTGAACCCATCT
This Desulfobulbaceae bacterium DNA region includes the following protein-coding sequences:
- a CDS encoding class I SAM-dependent methyltransferase; translation: MAALPFLPATFDAAISFETIEHVTGDLQESFIKEIKRVLKPDGFFLISTPDKRIYSDLAHYHNEFHTKEFYRQEFHDFLSQHFTTVKFWEQSALLAYVLTDGQEDSSLKLMQNGTVEGKYIIALCSDTTLPEPELGSITLDTEDRYRRTLERVIELQDEIEEKNKHIQIVLNDIDICEKTINKQEQTLKESVINYETIISTLHEDVTKSQQQATEIEALHTECTTRLKHIESTKAWRLIQTLYRIKNRIWNRNH
- a CDS encoding TolC family protein codes for the protein MLTKHIQTITFLVLLIGAGPSLASAETSQIPTPPTWSAHDAVRFALANNPDSKVGRQRLIAAQAAIDLERSVQAPQVTLTSQYSQTNSPMYSFGNILNQGEFSQAIDFNDPGRTDNLSGAVQVGYRLYNGGRNKAGVQAATAQAAATQMDLSSIHAQLAFEVVKAFHSITQAEGIVQAQQAAVEAGAASLEVAKARHNAGVLLLDSVLDLEVQQSQARENLIQAEHTLALAKKNISDPDGHQQRLNQHYSGGNL
- a CDS encoding TolC family protein, with protein sequence MGINKGSTNTIPEATCDIQIMPTTPNYDGRFELKNIDAMIEAAKARVRQAKAGSYPAVDGFAAYTLEHGSITGGSGDSWQAGVKLQYPLFDGHRTDSEVTRATAQLAELQEHRNKMELAISLEVERARLALRETEERLKVNEKTVSQAQESAGINRARFSEGVVLSSDLIAAENRLTESTIRRTVTKTTRRVAIADLRRAMGIPQFDDISEAQTTELRHCPLPEK
- a CDS encoding efflux RND transporter periplasmic adaptor subunit, which translates into the protein MTTSSRIIGQRLLPTLLCGVLLFAGGCKQETKHEQDTINKPATPVKVTVITATETITSMENEVVGTIEAVQRATISAKVTGTIAEMPVVLGATVKQGDLLVKLSAAEISARLAQAETAMAQAKRNLERERRLLTQNASTRETVNALEDAYQLAKSSQSEAKTMLSYITIRAPFSGLISSKLTNAGDLATVGTPLLILENTEALQAVAAVPEAQLLAIKPGDQLSVRIPASNLSATGTVAEIAPVADAISRSAVVKLDLEPSPSLRPGQFVRVILPGVSTKILLVPETAVSVFGQMERIFVIDNNTINMRLVRTGLNRDGKVEILSGLNPGEQVVVQAVNTLRDGQPARVTP
- a CDS encoding efflux RND transporter permease subunit gives rise to the protein MTNQHNAHDTSHDFAGRLASSFANSKLTIIGIIASLLLGAMAVMMLPREEEPQIIVPMIDVMVSMPGATPKEVEERVSIPMEKLLYELPGIEYIYSTSMPGQSLLVARFFVGHDMENAIVSLNQKLATNLDRIPQGVSPPLVKPHTIDDVPILALTLHSSRYDHYTLRRLAAQIDDAIKNIPHVAETKLIGGAKRQVRVLFDPMLLAARSQTVADIAPKLQQANRQNTSGSLLSQNREIILQTGLFLTSAEEIGKIVIGVHNGAPVYLRDVASISDGPAEPDTYVLYGSGKGGEEEAAVTISVAKRPGANAVHVVDSILAKIDTLKGSLIPIDIEVSITRNYGETAAEKSNELLLHMGIAVFGVTLLILMFLGWRESIIVILAIPSTLALTLLLFYLYGYTLNRITLFALIFSIGILVDDAIVVVENIVRHIRLPSNQHKPLMEVAIEAVNEVGNPTILATWAVIAAILPMAFVGGLMGPYMRPIPIGSSAAMIFSLIIAFTVTPWAAIRVLKRRLPSNGAETLDDDHDHAPSDLFTRLYHRIMDPLLAHGAWRALFFLVIIAMLGGACSMVYFGLVKVKMLPFDNKSEFQIILNMPEGSPLEKTTQAAREMAAAAGQEPEVTDYQIYAGTASPFNFNGLVRHYFLRGGPDMADIQINLLPKAERKAQSHDIAKRVRPAVAAIAEKYGASVAVAEVPPGPPVLQTLVAEIYGQTDSERVKLAEKVKGIFTSTPGVVDIDWYREEPRQKTVMTIDKEKAALHGISEAEITAAIQTAVQGQSVDLLHQPDDKEDVQIVVQLPQAQRARAEDLLNLQLRSGSSTVLVPLRELVRISQAPVDQPIYRKNLKPVIYVTGDVAGVTESPAYAIFEMNEKLAALDGRDFGGSEVMIPVYNLNQPVSETEPAIKWDGEWHITLEVFRDLGIAFCVVMILIYMLMVGWFKDYLVPLVVMAAIPFSLIGILPAHWGFGAFFTATSMIGFMAGAGIVVRNSIILVDFIELRISHGLPLAEAVVEAGAIRFRPMLLTALAVVVGASVILADPIFQGLAISLMFGEIASLLISRMAVPVLYYMLRKRKEA
- the mutY gene encoding A/G-specific adenine glycosylase, which codes for MKKVNQLQQALLSWFAANARPLPWREQYLSYQVWVSEIMLQQTQAERGVVYFKRWMAHFPDVVSLAAATEDEILKCWEGLGYYSRARNLHAAAKRVVQVHGGKLPDTLAALEALPGIGKYTARAILSIAFQQDSPVVDGNVERLFARLFAIDEPVKKAAGQSRIWGLAEALLPLGQAREWNQALMECGALVCVRGTPRCELCPVTAECESFSTGTTGARPVVEGGKKIVQVRLVAAVVVDDSGRVYVRQRPANVRWANMWEFPDLEITESAQPLKAVVGLFKKGASRSLDGFLPLTTVNHKYTRYQATVHPFLCRLRGAFSGKLQQEEQPCRWVTLEELNSLAFSSGHRQIIDYLPEFLPEQKI